A region from the Sandaracinus amylolyticus genome encodes:
- a CDS encoding DUF2267 domain-containing protein has product MDDTTFRELARERLGPLGADEADRAIDVTLRVLAEACSRCLADHIAEALPPGAATIMRAVIGHELGGDASAIVARTARREGVRAALGIEHLSAVASVIGEHLDDETMRLAEAELDPSVVRLLQPRRFAPPPVAHHDEHPRTTLSEGHPGSDDPLARAHHPPAHVDSVTGVAHDDERLSTAHGTRQEQQHDTLAEGRSKRT; this is encoded by the coding sequence GTGGACGACACGACTTTCCGGGAGCTCGCGCGAGAGCGCCTGGGCCCGCTCGGCGCCGACGAGGCGGATCGTGCGATCGACGTCACGCTGCGCGTGCTCGCAGAGGCGTGCTCGCGGTGTCTCGCCGACCACATCGCGGAGGCGCTCCCGCCGGGCGCCGCGACGATCATGCGCGCGGTGATCGGCCACGAGCTCGGGGGCGACGCGAGCGCGATCGTCGCGCGCACCGCGCGCCGCGAGGGTGTCCGCGCAGCGCTCGGGATCGAGCACCTCAGCGCGGTCGCGTCGGTGATCGGCGAGCACCTCGACGACGAGACGATGCGCCTCGCGGAGGCCGAGCTCGATCCGAGCGTGGTGCGCCTCCTCCAGCCGCGACGCTTCGCGCCCCCGCCCGTCGCGCACCACGACGAGCATCCGAGAACGACGCTCTCGGAAGGTCATCCCGGCAGCGACGATCCGCTCGCGCGCGCGCACCATCCACCGGCCCACGTCGACTCGGTCACGGGCGTCGCGCACGACGACGAGCGCCTGTCGACGGCGCACGGCACGCGCCAGGAGCAGCAGCACGACACCCTCGCCGAAGGCCGCTCGAAACGCACCTAG
- a CDS encoding vWA domain-containing protein has translation MLVFASPERRRRALARLVALSIPLAGCSMSAGAPGSFGATPGGAQDMGLARELIAAGRVPPPEAFVVEGMFSEHDLPVAGDACTHTLCVRATGAIAPDLEGEQAGWIQLGLSSTIDPETFQRAPITAIATVDVSGSMRWDDGEDAPGEVARTFLHELVDRLDERDAFAMVTYGSDVSTPVSTAPASDRPGLHAAIDRLHEAGSTNMEAGLERAFALARDARRASPERPVRVFLFTDVQPNVGATSPGAFQSMTEAAAAEGIGLTVLGVGTGIGQEVMLAMSHLRGGNAFTMFRAADVATLLEDSWPWMASPIAVDLSLAIKTDPAMTIARGIGFPGAPIAADEVELEVATVFLSRRRGALLVEARGVEGASLAGASARVALSYQEPSGELVDEAFDVALPARAEGETEAHVQDVTRRTVALALLVDGMQAAARAYPSDRAGAIELVRAAHARIEAAASVTGDEALATEVALAADLLALMEAGAPQGSLYGAY, from the coding sequence ATGCTCGTCTTCGCTTCGCCGGAGCGGCGCCGTCGCGCGCTCGCGCGCCTCGTCGCGCTGTCGATCCCACTCGCAGGCTGCTCGATGTCGGCGGGCGCGCCGGGCTCGTTCGGCGCGACGCCCGGTGGCGCGCAGGACATGGGGCTCGCGCGCGAGCTGATCGCCGCGGGACGCGTGCCTCCGCCCGAGGCGTTCGTCGTCGAGGGCATGTTCTCCGAGCACGATCTCCCGGTGGCTGGGGACGCGTGCACGCACACCCTCTGCGTGCGCGCGACCGGCGCGATCGCGCCCGACCTCGAGGGCGAGCAAGCCGGATGGATCCAGCTCGGGCTCTCGTCGACGATCGATCCCGAGACGTTCCAGCGCGCGCCGATCACCGCGATCGCGACCGTCGACGTGTCGGGCTCGATGAGGTGGGACGACGGCGAGGACGCGCCGGGCGAGGTCGCGCGCACGTTCCTGCACGAGCTCGTCGATCGGCTCGACGAGCGCGACGCGTTCGCGATGGTCACCTACGGCAGCGACGTCTCGACCCCGGTGAGCACCGCGCCCGCGAGCGATCGTCCCGGCCTCCACGCCGCGATCGATCGGCTGCACGAGGCGGGATCGACGAACATGGAAGCGGGGCTCGAGCGTGCGTTCGCGCTCGCGCGCGATGCGCGCCGTGCGAGCCCCGAGCGACCGGTGCGCGTGTTCCTGTTCACCGACGTGCAGCCCAACGTGGGCGCGACCAGCCCCGGCGCGTTCCAGTCGATGACCGAGGCCGCTGCCGCCGAGGGGATCGGGCTCACCGTGCTCGGCGTCGGCACCGGCATCGGCCAGGAAGTGATGCTCGCGATGAGCCACCTCCGCGGCGGCAACGCGTTCACGATGTTCCGCGCCGCCGACGTCGCCACGCTGCTCGAGGACTCGTGGCCGTGGATGGCGAGCCCGATCGCGGTCGATCTCTCGCTCGCGATCAAGACCGATCCCGCGATGACGATCGCGCGTGGCATCGGGTTTCCCGGCGCCCCGATCGCGGCCGACGAGGTCGAGCTCGAGGTGGCGACCGTGTTCCTCTCGCGACGTCGCGGCGCGCTGCTGGTCGAGGCGCGCGGCGTCGAGGGCGCGTCGCTCGCGGGCGCGAGCGCACGCGTCGCGCTCTCGTACCAGGAGCCGAGCGGCGAGCTCGTCGACGAGGCCTTCGACGTCGCGCTGCCCGCGCGCGCCGAGGGCGAGACCGAGGCGCACGTGCAGGACGTCACGCGCCGCACCGTCGCGCTCGCACTCCTCGTCGACGGGATGCAGGCCGCGGCGCGCGCGTACCCGAGCGATCGCGCGGGCGCGATCGAGCTCGTCCGCGCGGCGCACGCGCGCATCGAGGCCGCCGCGAGCGTGACCGGCGACGAGGCGCTGGCGACGGAGGTGGCGCTCGCCGCGGATCTGCTCGCGCTGATGGAAGCGGGCGCGCCGCAGGGCTCGCTCTACGGCGCGTACTGA
- a CDS encoding SdpI family protein, whose amino-acid sequence MSSMRSSWILGTVALVGSAVVYPWLPPEVPIHFDVTGHVDGTAPKAIGAFLLPVITLLTIAIVTWVHRRRPEHERAPIVATTLLSTALLTGLQTIILRAALLGVTDVAVALGTLLALASLGLALLLPRVRRNPVVGIRTPWTLASDEVWARSHRLGGYFFAAAGVIGLSAVLLGCPAVAVVALVAAAVAAGVGSWWIAREA is encoded by the coding sequence ATGTCGTCGATGCGCTCGTCTTGGATCCTCGGCACCGTCGCGCTCGTCGGCAGCGCGGTGGTGTATCCGTGGCTGCCTCCCGAGGTGCCGATCCACTTCGACGTCACGGGGCACGTCGACGGCACCGCGCCGAAGGCGATCGGCGCGTTCCTGCTGCCCGTGATCACGCTGCTGACGATCGCGATCGTCACGTGGGTGCATCGCCGCCGTCCCGAGCACGAGCGTGCGCCGATCGTCGCGACGACCTTGCTCTCGACCGCGCTGCTGACCGGGCTCCAGACGATCATCCTGCGCGCGGCGTTGCTCGGCGTGACCGACGTCGCGGTGGCGCTGGGCACGCTGCTCGCCCTCGCATCGCTCGGGCTCGCGCTGCTCTTGCCGCGTGTGCGTCGCAACCCCGTCGTCGGCATCCGCACGCCGTGGACGCTCGCGTCCGACGAGGTCTGGGCGCGCTCGCATCGGCTCGGCGGCTACTTCTTCGCCGCGGCGGGCGTGATCGGCCTCTCGGCGGTGCTGCTCGGGTGCCCGGCGGTCGCGGTGGTCGCGCTCGTGGCGGCGGCGGTCGCCGCGGGCGTGGGCTCGTGGTGGATCGCGCGCGAGGCGTGA
- a CDS encoding autorepressor SdpR family transcription factor: MKDTFSALSDPTRRAILRLLRRGSRTAGEIADEFELSKPTLSHHFRVLEAAGLVRSEKRGTSVVFTLQTNVLEDAAAELLELAGKTPAASSHKKKVRS, encoded by the coding sequence ATGAAGGACACGTTCTCCGCGCTCTCCGACCCGACGCGACGCGCCATCTTGCGGCTCCTGCGGCGCGGCTCGCGCACCGCGGGCGAGATCGCCGACGAGTTCGAGCTCTCGAAGCCGACGCTCTCGCATCACTTCCGCGTGCTCGAGGCCGCCGGGCTCGTGCGCTCGGAGAAGCGCGGCACGAGCGTGGTGTTCACGCTGCAGACCAACGTGCTCGAGGACGCGGCCGCGGAGCTGCTCGAGCTCGCCGGCAAGACCCCCGCGGCGTCCTCCCACAAGAAGAAGGTGAGGTCCTGA
- a CDS encoding PrsW family intramembrane metalloprotease, producing the protein MTESYAIASAVACVIALALAVPVFAASSAKGQRVWLVALAVTQLPMAALTFFAVRVPIVRPLWSRLLEAFDPDAARALAAHDPDVLARSPLLAALLAIEAPLTEELAKLGPLLLALLWPPLRRRFFADDARRVPVALAIGLGFGLGEIWLLAVIGSGAPEVQGLPWYALSGFIVERVMVCGLHGLMTAVAVVQLGRGAARVTAGLLGAMALHVALNLPIVLSHARALGVASETWTMIATLWAQVFLFVMILVARWMHVRRDGKPRSFLGDVRCPTCKQVYARPLMGVNLPWARYEECGRCGTWQWVRASDEVADDLK; encoded by the coding sequence GTGACCGAGAGCTACGCGATCGCGTCCGCGGTGGCGTGCGTCATCGCGCTCGCGCTCGCGGTGCCGGTGTTCGCCGCGTCGTCGGCGAAGGGCCAGCGCGTGTGGCTGGTCGCGCTCGCGGTCACGCAGCTCCCGATGGCGGCGCTGACGTTCTTCGCGGTCCGCGTCCCGATCGTGCGCCCGCTCTGGTCACGCTTGCTCGAGGCGTTCGACCCGGATGCCGCGCGCGCGCTCGCCGCGCACGATCCCGACGTGCTCGCGCGCAGCCCGCTCCTCGCGGCGCTGCTCGCGATCGAGGCGCCGCTCACCGAAGAGCTCGCGAAGCTCGGGCCGCTCCTGCTCGCGCTGCTGTGGCCGCCGCTGCGGCGCCGCTTCTTCGCCGACGACGCCCGCCGCGTGCCGGTCGCGCTCGCGATCGGGCTCGGGTTCGGGCTCGGCGAGATCTGGTTGCTCGCGGTGATCGGCTCGGGCGCGCCGGAGGTGCAGGGCCTGCCGTGGTACGCGCTCTCTGGGTTCATCGTCGAGCGAGTGATGGTGTGTGGGCTCCACGGCCTGATGACTGCGGTCGCGGTCGTGCAGCTCGGCCGCGGCGCGGCGCGCGTGACCGCGGGACTGCTCGGCGCGATGGCGCTCCACGTCGCGCTCAACCTCCCGATCGTGCTCTCGCACGCGCGCGCGCTCGGCGTCGCGTCCGAGACCTGGACGATGATCGCGACGCTCTGGGCGCAGGTCTTCCTCTTCGTGATGATCCTCGTCGCGCGGTGGATGCACGTGCGCCGCGACGGCAAGCCCCGCTCGTTCCTCGGCGACGTGCGGTGCCCGACGTGCAAGCAGGTCTACGCGCGCCCGCTCATGGGCGTGAACCTGCCGTGGGCGCGCTACGAGGAGTGCGGCCGGTGCGGGACGTGGCAGTGGGTCCGCGCATCCGACGAGGTGGCCGACGATCTGAAATGA
- a CDS encoding M23 family metallopeptidase — MLEKIGLIEALGLLPLDRTAREARIALLGDGQTPKSRFDLSSLRQLQPRYSVPLWLGRAPHGRLVPITNLFNHRQPPPELGWSVRVTDVRDFRGGTNSYDSHNGTDFAVPPGTTVVAAAPATVLRISSEFHRGGRKVFLDHGRGLATSYNHLARFLVRPGQRVARGEPIAISGYSGIDALVGFPWTPPHVHFNVWLNGEYVDPFSCEGSTPALWRTGNAPVPSSDHHDHALEPTAWDERVLDAIVAACEHAPTRAELESAPTTIERAGAALMHLNYFPTRFGSRARALRASLYPTHFAREPRLDLPFARRDYDGVHFPDR; from the coding sequence GTGCTGGAGAAGATCGGACTGATCGAGGCGCTCGGGCTCTTGCCGCTCGATCGCACCGCACGCGAGGCGCGCATCGCGCTGCTGGGTGACGGGCAGACACCGAAGTCGCGCTTCGATCTGAGCTCGCTGCGCCAGCTCCAGCCGCGCTATTCGGTCCCGCTCTGGCTCGGCCGCGCGCCTCACGGACGTCTCGTCCCGATCACGAACTTGTTCAATCACCGGCAGCCGCCGCCCGAGCTCGGGTGGTCGGTGCGCGTCACCGACGTGCGCGACTTCCGCGGCGGCACGAACAGCTACGACAGCCACAACGGCACCGACTTCGCCGTCCCACCGGGCACGACCGTCGTCGCCGCCGCGCCCGCGACCGTGCTGCGCATCTCGAGCGAGTTCCATCGTGGTGGGCGAAAGGTCTTCCTCGATCACGGCCGCGGGCTCGCGACGAGCTACAACCACCTCGCGCGCTTCCTCGTGCGCCCCGGGCAGCGCGTCGCGCGCGGCGAGCCGATCGCGATCTCGGGCTACAGCGGGATCGACGCGCTCGTGGGGTTCCCGTGGACTCCGCCGCACGTGCACTTCAACGTCTGGCTGAACGGCGAGTACGTCGATCCGTTCTCGTGCGAGGGCTCGACGCCCGCGCTGTGGCGCACCGGCAATGCGCCGGTGCCTTCGAGCGATCACCACGATCACGCGCTCGAGCCGACGGCGTGGGACGAGCGTGTGCTCGACGCGATCGTCGCCGCGTGCGAGCACGCGCCCACGCGCGCCGAGCTCGAGTCCGCGCCGACGACGATCGAGCGCGCGGGCGCGGCGTTGATGCACCTCAACTACTTCCCGACGCGGTTCGGATCGCGCGCTCGCGCGCTGCGCGCGTCGCTCTACCCGACGCACTTCGCGCGCGAGCCGCGGCTCGATCTGCCGTTCGCGCGCCGCGACTACGACGGAGTCCACTTTCCGGACCGCTGA
- a CDS encoding SRPBCC family protein, with amino-acid sequence MSEEATHHDVFTVERTYRAAPERVFDAWADPAKKRRWFAEGEGWTIESFELDFREGGLERTRFRFGDGPPMTNDTVFHDIVANRRVVYSYGMTMSGKRFSVSLATLVLERAGSGTRMRYTEQIVLFGQGREAVEQRRLGCGELLERLAAELGE; translated from the coding sequence ATGAGCGAAGAGGCCACCCACCACGACGTCTTCACGGTCGAGCGCACGTATCGCGCCGCGCCCGAGCGCGTCTTCGACGCGTGGGCCGACCCCGCGAAGAAGCGCCGCTGGTTCGCCGAGGGCGAGGGCTGGACCATCGAATCGTTCGAGCTCGACTTCCGAGAGGGCGGGCTCGAGCGCACGCGCTTTCGATTCGGCGACGGACCGCCGATGACGAACGACACCGTGTTCCACGACATCGTCGCGAATCGGCGAGTCGTCTACAGCTACGGCATGACCATGAGCGGAAAGCGCTTCTCGGTGTCGCTCGCGACGCTGGTGCTCGAGCGCGCCGGGAGCGGCACGCGCATGCGTTACACCGAGCAGATCGTGCTGTTCGGACAAGGCCGCGAAGCGGTCGAGCAGCGCCGGCTCGGGTGCGGCGAGCTCCTCGAGAGGCTCGCCGCCGAGCTCGGCGAGTAG
- a CDS encoding MGMT family protein, with protein sequence MAKPRARDPEETPPFERVQALVKRIPRGRVATYGQLSRMIDGRLTPVGVGWAIRAASDAIPWQRVVGAKGRISTEREHPGLQREMLESEGVRFDDEGRVDLERHGWEPSVR encoded by the coding sequence ATGGCGAAGCCGCGCGCGCGTGATCCCGAGGAGACTCCGCCCTTCGAGCGGGTGCAGGCGCTGGTGAAGCGCATCCCGCGCGGGCGCGTCGCGACGTACGGGCAGCTCTCGCGGATGATCGACGGACGGCTCACGCCGGTGGGTGTGGGCTGGGCGATCCGCGCTGCGAGCGACGCGATCCCGTGGCAGCGCGTGGTCGGGGCGAAGGGACGCATCTCGACGGAGCGCGAGCATCCGGGGCTGCAGCGCGAGATGCTCGAGTCGGAAGGTGTGCGCTTCGACGACGAAGGGCGCGTCGACCTCGAGCGACACGGCTGGGAGCCGTCTGTGCGCTGA
- the tsaA gene encoding tRNA (N6-threonylcarbamoyladenosine(37)-N6)-methyltransferase TrmO, translating to MNDDLTIHPVGIVRSGLRALADAPRQGDEGAPDAWIELDPRFVPASEGLAIGHEILVLTWLHRADRALLRVHPRDDTSRPLHGVFATRSADRPNPIGLHRVRIVEITNGRLRVAPLEAIDGTPVIDVKPILGPGER from the coding sequence ATGAACGACGATCTCACGATCCATCCGGTCGGCATCGTGCGCTCCGGGCTGCGCGCGCTCGCCGACGCGCCGCGCCAAGGGGACGAGGGCGCGCCCGACGCGTGGATCGAGCTCGATCCACGATTCGTCCCCGCGAGCGAGGGCCTCGCGATCGGTCACGAGATCCTCGTGCTCACGTGGTTGCACCGCGCCGACCGCGCCCTGCTCCGCGTGCATCCGCGCGACGACACGAGCCGCCCGCTCCACGGCGTCTTCGCGACGCGCTCGGCGGATCGCCCGAACCCGATCGGGCTCCATCGCGTGCGCATCGTCGAGATCACGAACGGCCGGCTGCGCGTCGCACCGCTCGAAGCGATCGACGGCACGCCGGTGATCGACGTGAAGCCGATCCTCGGTCCGGGCGAGCGCTGA
- a CDS encoding NAD-dependent epimerase/dehydratase family protein, with protein sequence MNELVLLTGATGFLGAHTTLALLRAGFAVRATVRDVEKAQARLGALVPPESRARLSFVGLDLGRDEGWADAANGCTYVVHTASPVPSGPVKNAAEVIGPAREGTLRAVRAAHAARVERVVVTSSIAAVIWGHARDGSKKYDEDDWTMLGPTVGAYEQSKTLAERAAWDYVASLPANERFELVTVLPGAILGPLLDADVSVSGQIVAALLGRAFPGVPDLGFALVDVRDVAAMHVAAMTVAEAAGQRFIVAGPHTSMRDIAAVLEREFVGRGFRVPTRALPSFLIKTMALWDPTAALTAGELGKRQDVSSERARRVLGFRPKSIEEMIVSMGETMITHRIVASK encoded by the coding sequence ATGAACGAGCTGGTGTTGTTGACGGGCGCGACGGGATTCCTCGGCGCACACACGACGCTCGCGCTGCTGCGCGCGGGGTTTGCGGTCCGCGCGACGGTGCGAGACGTGGAGAAGGCGCAGGCGCGGCTCGGCGCGCTGGTGCCGCCGGAGAGCCGCGCGAGATTGTCGTTCGTCGGGCTCGATCTCGGTCGTGACGAGGGCTGGGCCGACGCTGCGAACGGATGTACCTACGTGGTCCACACGGCGAGCCCCGTTCCGAGCGGGCCCGTGAAGAACGCAGCCGAGGTCATCGGCCCCGCGCGCGAAGGGACGCTCCGCGCGGTTCGCGCCGCCCACGCCGCGCGGGTGGAGCGCGTCGTCGTCACCTCGTCGATCGCGGCGGTGATCTGGGGGCACGCGCGCGACGGCTCGAAGAAGTACGACGAGGACGACTGGACGATGCTCGGGCCCACGGTCGGCGCGTACGAGCAGAGCAAGACGCTCGCGGAGCGCGCGGCGTGGGACTACGTCGCGAGCCTTCCCGCGAACGAGCGCTTCGAGCTCGTGACCGTGCTTCCCGGCGCGATCCTCGGTCCGTTGCTCGACGCCGACGTCTCGGTGTCCGGTCAGATCGTCGCGGCGCTGCTCGGGCGCGCGTTCCCTGGCGTGCCCGACCTCGGCTTCGCGCTGGTCGACGTGCGCGACGTCGCCGCGATGCACGTCGCGGCGATGACGGTCGCCGAGGCCGCAGGCCAGCGCTTCATCGTCGCAGGGCCGCACACCTCGATGCGCGACATCGCGGCGGTGCTCGAGCGCGAGTTCGTGGGTCGCGGCTTCCGAGTCCCGACACGCGCGCTGCCGAGCTTCCTGATCAAGACGATGGCGCTCTGGGACCCCACGGCCGCGCTCACCGCGGGCGAGCTCGGCAAGCGTCAGGACGTGTCGAGCGAACGTGCGCGGCGCGTGCTCGGCTTCCGACCGAAGAGCATCGAAGAGATGATCGTGTCGATGGGCGAGACGATGATCACGCACCGCATCGTCGCCTCGAAGTGA
- a CDS encoding dihydrofolate reductase family protein, giving the protein MSKVFFSVTMSLDGFIAPEWRSDEQWLQQWLGLQDFVVHQKFFRENLKLGEGGETGVDNTHLERTFQRAGVSIMGKRMFDAGEHSWPEEAPFHTPVFVLTHKPRAPWERPGGTVFHFVNDGIESALRQARSVARDKDIRIAGGAQTIRQYLQAGLVDEFHVALAPVFLGEGIRLFDRMDPKKLSLSTTEAVHSPRVTHLRYAVKAR; this is encoded by the coding sequence ATGAGCAAGGTGTTCTTCAGCGTGACGATGTCGCTCGACGGATTCATCGCGCCCGAGTGGCGCTCGGACGAGCAGTGGCTCCAGCAGTGGTTGGGACTGCAGGACTTCGTCGTTCATCAGAAGTTCTTCCGCGAGAACCTCAAGCTCGGAGAGGGCGGCGAGACCGGCGTCGACAACACGCACCTCGAGCGCACGTTCCAGCGCGCCGGCGTGAGCATCATGGGCAAGCGCATGTTCGACGCCGGCGAGCACAGCTGGCCCGAGGAGGCGCCGTTCCACACGCCGGTGTTCGTGCTCACGCACAAGCCCCGCGCGCCCTGGGAGCGCCCGGGAGGAACCGTGTTCCACTTCGTCAACGACGGAATCGAGAGCGCATTGCGACAGGCACGCTCGGTCGCGCGCGACAAGGACATCCGCATCGCGGGTGGCGCGCAGACGATCCGTCAATATCTGCAGGCGGGCCTCGTCGACGAATTCCACGTCGCGCTCGCGCCGGTGTTCCTCGGTGAGGGGATTCGCCTCTTCGATCGCATGGATCCGAAGAAGCTCTCGCTCTCGACCACCGAGGCGGTGCACTCGCCGCGCGTGACGCACCTGCGCTACGCGGTGAAGGCGCGCTGA
- a CDS encoding patatin-like phospholipase family protein, whose product MSDGPATSVAELQELLAIDPAFSALSEDAITALARVAERVFVPAGARLMEPGPPPDSAFLVVRGRLRATDERASQRAGRVISLEMGRGAFCGLSFVVARASAAGQVLAMRDSTVLRFHRDALLACMLAYPELVTAQARVAYENAVRTHTKPSAAERPRVLTVLPIDPELAIDELVHGLARALGALLGTGSVARSAQVAERFGGEALDRDGFDRARHAIAGWCSEQEARGFLVLVCDRDETPWTAWCLEQTDRVVVAARPSAAAQIERAGAMLARRSSVRTDLVLVHEADTAVPRGTAAWLALPCRRRHHVRRGRAADLARVARHVAEQPITVVLGGGGARALAHIGVLRALDEAGIPIDAIAGTSMGAVVAAGYALGVSPREIAELFAERVPDARALRDPDVPVVSLLAGRKLDRVLRDGFADVEIPDLWLPCFCIATDISQAVAVVHDRGLVWRSVRASCSLPGVFPPVQLDGRLLVDGGVIDNVPIDVMERECPGATILAVDVGSLGIDPADVPAEPLPTGWTQLGERLRGSERRSGVTIMQLLTATAMLGSKGLLSHLVAEGHAELFLAPPVKHIKLLDFGARPSLVEIGYTHAQRALASWSGTERFASRSSDVLRRPSEPAAHLQYAP is encoded by the coding sequence ATGTCGGACGGACCCGCGACGAGCGTCGCCGAGCTGCAGGAGCTGCTCGCGATCGATCCGGCGTTCTCTGCGTTGTCGGAGGACGCGATCACCGCGCTGGCGCGCGTCGCGGAGCGCGTGTTCGTGCCTGCGGGCGCGCGCCTGATGGAGCCCGGGCCGCCGCCCGACTCGGCGTTCCTCGTGGTGCGCGGGCGACTGCGCGCCACCGACGAGCGCGCGAGCCAGCGCGCCGGGCGCGTGATCTCGCTCGAGATGGGCCGCGGCGCGTTCTGCGGACTGAGCTTCGTCGTCGCGCGTGCCTCGGCCGCGGGCCAGGTGCTCGCGATGCGCGACAGCACGGTGCTGCGCTTCCACCGCGACGCGCTCCTCGCGTGCATGCTCGCGTACCCCGAGCTCGTCACCGCGCAGGCGCGCGTCGCGTACGAGAACGCGGTCCGGACCCACACCAAGCCCTCGGCCGCCGAGCGCCCGCGCGTGCTGACCGTGCTGCCGATCGATCCGGAGCTCGCGATCGACGAGCTGGTGCACGGGCTCGCGCGCGCGCTCGGCGCACTGCTCGGGACCGGATCCGTCGCGCGCTCGGCGCAGGTCGCCGAGCGGTTCGGCGGCGAGGCGCTCGATCGCGACGGGTTCGATCGCGCCCGGCACGCGATCGCCGGGTGGTGCAGCGAGCAGGAGGCGCGCGGCTTCCTCGTCCTGGTGTGCGATCGCGACGAGACGCCGTGGACGGCGTGGTGCCTCGAGCAGACCGATCGTGTCGTCGTCGCGGCGAGGCCGAGCGCGGCCGCGCAGATCGAACGCGCGGGCGCGATGCTCGCGCGGCGCTCCTCGGTGCGCACCGATCTGGTGCTCGTGCACGAGGCGGATACCGCCGTGCCTCGCGGCACCGCGGCGTGGCTCGCGCTGCCGTGCCGGCGTCGCCATCACGTGCGTCGCGGTCGTGCGGCGGATCTCGCGCGCGTCGCGCGTCACGTCGCAGAGCAGCCGATCACCGTCGTGCTGGGCGGAGGCGGCGCGCGCGCGCTGGCGCACATCGGCGTGCTGCGCGCGCTCGACGAAGCGGGCATCCCCATCGACGCGATCGCGGGCACGAGCATGGGCGCGGTCGTCGCCGCGGGCTACGCGCTCGGGGTCTCGCCGCGCGAGATCGCGGAGCTCTTCGCGGAGCGCGTCCCCGACGCGCGTGCGCTGCGCGATCCCGACGTGCCCGTCGTGTCGTTGCTCGCGGGGCGCAAGCTCGATCGCGTGCTGCGCGACGGGTTCGCCGACGTCGAGATCCCCGATCTCTGGCTGCCGTGCTTCTGCATCGCGACCGACATCAGCCAGGCGGTCGCGGTGGTGCACGATCGCGGGCTCGTCTGGCGATCGGTGCGCGCGAGCTGCTCGCTGCCCGGCGTGTTCCCGCCGGTGCAGCTCGACGGTCGCCTGCTCGTCGACGGCGGGGTGATCGACAACGTGCCGATCGACGTGATGGAGCGCGAGTGCCCCGGCGCGACGATCCTCGCGGTCGACGTGGGCTCGCTCGGCATCGATCCCGCGGACGTGCCCGCCGAGCCGCTGCCGACCGGATGGACGCAGCTCGGCGAGCGACTGCGCGGCTCCGAGCGCCGCAGCGGCGTGACGATCATGCAGCTCCTCACCGCGACCGCGATGCTCGGGAGCAAGGGGCTGCTCTCGCACCTCGTCGCCGAAGGGCACGCCGAGCTCTTCCTCGCGCCGCCGGTGAAGCACATCAAGCTGCTGGACTTCGGTGCGCGGCCGAGCCTCGTCGAGATCGGCTACACGCACGCCCAGCGCGCGCTCGCGTCGTGGAGCGGCACCGAGCGGTTCGCGAGCCGCTCGAGCGACGTCCTGCGCCGCCCGAGCGAGCCCGCAGCGCACCTTCAGTACGCGCCGTAG
- a CDS encoding ArsR/SmtB family transcription factor, whose amino-acid sequence MLEQQAAVDRVFHALGDPARRAMIDRLSRGPASVSELAAPFSMTLAAVVQHVQVLEQSGVITTQKVGRVRTCQLAPEGLAAAERWIAERRSLCERRFDRLGAFLDEEEASPTPPTNKRKKKR is encoded by the coding sequence GTGCTTGAGCAACAGGCAGCGGTCGATCGCGTGTTCCACGCGCTCGGTGATCCCGCGCGGCGCGCGATGATCGATCGGCTCAGTCGAGGGCCGGCGTCGGTGAGCGAGCTCGCCGCGCCGTTCTCGATGACGCTCGCGGCGGTCGTGCAGCACGTGCAGGTGCTCGAGCAGAGCGGCGTGATCACGACGCAGAAGGTCGGGCGCGTGCGCACGTGTCAGCTCGCGCCCGAGGGCCTCGCCGCCGCCGAGCGCTGGATCGCCGAGCGCCGTTCGCTCTGCGAGCGACGCTTCGATCGGCTCGGCGCGTTCCTCGACGAAGAAGAAGCATCTCCGACTCCCCCGACGAACAAGAGGAAGAAAAAGCGATGA